In Chlorobiota bacterium, the sequence AGATAGAAATCAAGATCGTGTTTTGGCGCGCCGCTGGTTGGCGCGGCTGGTTCCGGCGCGTTGGTTTCAGGATTGGTGAAATCAGCCACGGCGGCATCGCTTGGCTGGGGCGTTGGGCTTGCGCCGGCTTCCTCCAGCTCCAGAAACTCCACCAACTCATCCAACAGGGTCAGGAATTTGGCAAGTGCGCGTGTGTCGCGTTCGATTTCATCATGGATTCGCTGCCAATCCTGGCTGGCGCGGCTGTGGGAATCGAGCAGTTGCCGCAGTCGCAGCAGATGCTCGGTCACGTTCAGCTTGGCGATCAGCTGCAAGAACGTGCCACGGAACTCGGCGGGGGTCATCTTCCGGTCGAACTCCTCCAGCATCCGTTCCACCGCCACAAAACTGCTCCGTGCGCGGGTCAATGTTCTGATTTCGGATTCGATCATCCGGCGGTCTTCCGGGTCCGGCGTGTGACCAAGCCGGATTTCCAGATACTCCAACCGGCGGCCAATCCGCAGCATCCATCGGCGGCGGCCACGGGTGATGCGGAGCTTCCCGGCGGCATCGGTCAGGGCAATCGGGTCAACATCGTTTCCAAAACTGAGATAGGGCGAGCTAACGGCCCGAACAACGTCGCGCCGGGTGAACCCGCTGGCAAGGATGTTCAATGCCGAGAAAAGGGCCGTCACCAGCGCGTTGCTTTGCAGGGGGTAGCTGGCGGTGATGGTTGCGGGGATTCCGTGCGCCGCAAGCTGCTCGCGGAGCAGATCGGCATAGCGGTCCAGCCGCAGCGTGGTGATGCAGATTCGTTCCGGCCGTATCCGTTCATCCACCACGAACGATTTCACCATCGAGGCAATCCCCTGGGCCTCCTCCTCACGCGTGAAGAAACCGACCGCACGGATGAACGGGTCGAACTGGCGGTTGGGGATGCGCTCGTCGGTGCGGAACAAGTTGCGGCGCATGTGGTGCTGGAACGGGCGGCGTTCTTCCTCGGGGATGTTGATCTGCATTGCGTCAAGGTCCAATTTCTGGAACCCTGCGGCGGTCAAGTGGTTCAGCACTTGCTCGAAGTTCCCGTACAGCGGGCCGTTGGCTTCCTCGTAATCAAAATAGACCATCACGTTCAGGTCCTGGACCAATCCAAGCTGTTGGATATGGCCGATCTCTGGGAAGGTGAATTCATTGAATCCATAAAACAGCAGCGTGCGAACTCGCGGATAGGCGCGGCGGAAGGTGGCGGCGCGGTCGCGGAACAGCTCGCTGTTCAGGAAGAAGAGTTTGCCCGGGTAATCGGTCCAGCGGTTGCGAAGAAGCTCCAAGTATCGGCTGTAGATCTGGTACAAGTCGCTCAGTTTGGCTTGGTCGTAGCCCTCGCTTTCGGCTTTGTCGAAATTTTCGCGGGTGTATTCAAGGTCACGCTGGAAATCGGAAGGGAGGATTCCATCGGCGCGGATGCCGTTGATAACGCGGGTGATCCGCTCCACCACGCCAAGCGTCGGCTTGCCGCCGCGTCCGTAGTAGCTTAGGTCCACGCTGTTCATGGCGCGGTCCATCAGGGCAATCTGGATTTCGGGGCTGACGTCGCGGCGTGCGGTTGCCAAGCGGTCGTGGAACTGGGTGACGTAGCTCCGCACGGTGTGGATTGGCAGCCGCCCGATTGGCCGCTGTGTCCGCTGGAAATGCTTGGCCGTTAGCTCCCGCTCCAGCTCCCGCCCGTAGCGAAACGTTGGGACCACAAACAGGAAGGAGGGAAGATCCATCGAGTTGGCGGCATTCAGCACTGTTTCGCGGAAATCAACGGAGCTAAAGATGGGGTTGGTTGAGTTGTAGAGAAGTTGCGGCATGGTTTGGGAATCGAGCGGTCAAATGAACGGAGCAGACAGTGAGTTGCGGGCGATGTTGGGCTGGCATTGCGTGGCGTTGCACCGCTTGATCCCGCAAGCCACCAACGGCTGCGAATATACCCAATCCAGCAGGCTTATCGGCCTTTTCTTGTTCGGTTGCCGTTACTGCTATGGCTTGGCTGGCGGTGCAATCTTCGTAACTTCGGCCAAGCAAAAAAACGATCCCCAAGCAGCCATGAGCCAGCAGCAAGAATATCAAGTTACCGCCCGCAAGTGGCGGCCCGCCGAGTTCGATTCCGTGGTGGGCCAGGAGCACGTGACGCAGACGCTTCGCAATGCCATTCGGAACAGCCGGATGCACCATGCCTATCTGTTCTGCGGGCCGCGTGGCGTTGGCAAAACCACAACTGCACGCATCCTTGCCAAGTCGCTGAACTGCTTGAACCCTGGGGAGGATGCCGAACCGTGCAACGCCTGCGAGTCGTGCCAACAAATCACCAGCGGGCGCTCGATGGATGTGGTGGAAATTGACGGCGCAAGCAACAACTCCGTTGATGACATCCGCAAACTGCGCGACAACGCCAAGTATCCACCGGTCTCCGGCCGCTACAAGCTCTACATCATTGACGAAGTCCACATGCTCTCCACCAGTGCGTTCAACGCGCTGCTGAAGACGCTGGAGGAACCGCCGAAGCATCTGATTTTTGTGTTTGCCACCACCGAGCCGCACAAGGTCCCAGCAACCATTCTTTCGCGCTGCCAGCGGTTCGATTTCCGGAGGATGCAGATCCCCGACATCGTGGGGCGGCTTCGGTACATTGCCGAGCAAGAGAAGATGGAGGTGGACGACGACGCGTTGGTGGTGGTGGCGCGCAAAGCGGATGGATCAATGCGTGATGCCCAATCAATTTTCGACCAGGTGACGGCATTTTGCGGAACCACCATCACCTACCACCAGGCCAACGACGCGCTGAACCTTATTGACCAAGATTTCCTGTTCCGCGTCACCGACATGATGCGCACGCAGGAGACTGCCGAGGCGTTCGCGATTGTTGAGCATCTGATGCGCGTTGGATACGACCCGCAGGAATTTTTGATAAGCCTTGCCGAGCATCTTCGCAACTACCTGACAGTGATAACGGCTGGCTCGACACGGCTGATCGAGGCCGCAAAAATGCACATTGACCGCTACGCTGCCGAGGCTCGAAATCTGGAACAGGGGGATATCATTCGGGCGTTGCATTTGGTGCTGGCGGCGCAGCAAGCAATCCGCACCGCGCCCCAACCACGGCTGCGGCTGGAGCTTGCTCTTATTCAGCTTGCGGTGATGGACTCCACGGTTAATCTGGCCCAGTTGCTGCAGAAGATTGACCAAATGCCAGACAACCCAAACAGCGGAAATACCAGCGGCGGAAACAGCGGTTTTACGGCATCCATAAAAGCGGGCATTGCCACCACTGCCGAGCCAAGCAAGGCATACTCCACGGCATCGGCTGGCAACAACAACAACCACGGAAGCAGTGCCAATTCCGCAAGCATTGACGTAGCCGAGAAGCAGCAACCAGCAACCGTAAACAATCGCGTGGATTTGGCGGCGGTTCCGGCAGCACCGTCGCTTGTGGCTTCGCGAAACCTTGCGGCGTTCCCCACCGCTGCGCCTGCTTCGGTGCGGACCCAGCCGATCTACACCAGCGACCCAGAACTGCCCACACTTCCCCAGCAAGAGGGAACGTTAGGGGCTTCGCTGATGGGCGGCGGTGGAGGGATAGTAATGGCATCGGGCAGCGTGGTTGCCGAACCGTTATCAGCTATCGCAGCGGGGGCGCGGGCTATCCCACAGTACATCCCTCCCTTTGCCGAAGTGCAACATCGCTGGCAAGAATTTGCGCAAACCGCGTGCAGCGAAAAGAAGCTGTTGGCCACCACCTTGATGTCGGCTCAGCCGTTCGAGATCGTCGGCTCGACGCTCCGCATTTGCGTTGCCGAGGAAACCCAAGCAACGATGCTGAACCGCTCGCGCGAGATGCTCAATCAAAAACTGAGGGAGTTCTTCCAGGGGGCCGCGTTGCGCATCGAGAGTATTGTTGGCATGGCACCGCAGCCGCTGCCGAACAATGGCTTCAATAACGGCGCAGGAGCGGTGGCGCATCGCCACCCTTTCCTTACCGCGCTCACGGAATTGCTACACGCCACCCCTTTGTAAAAGTGATGCCGTCAGGTGGCGCAATCGCCAGAAACAGGTTCCCCACGAATCGCCAGTTCTTCCCCCCATTTCCCCACTTTCTGCCCGTGAAACACTAAAAAAGCTGCAACTGATATTTTTTTCAGTGCGGCTTTTTTTTTACGGTAAACGGCACATAACGCACATTCATTCTGGTTGCGGAAAGAAGAAAACCGCGAAATCAGCTAAAAAACAGCCATCTGGCGATTTTAGTTTGATTTCGCGGTTTTTGCTTGCTATCGCTTGGCAGGTGCGTACGGGCAAAACCTAACTTGCGTGCGTTCGGTGGGGAAAAGTGGGGAAAGTTGGAGCATCAGAACAGGTTTGAACAAGCAATGTCGTTTTTCAAGGGCAGCGAACTCTACTCGGTGGACGCAAAGGGGCGCGTTAGTCTCCCGGCCAAGATGCGGAAGAATCTTGCGCCGGAGGCGAACGACACCTTCGTTGTCACCCGCGGCCCCGACGACGAACCGTGCATCTACGCCTACCCGTTAGATGAATGGAGAAAGTTCGAGGAAAGCCTGAAAGCTCTCAATCAATTTCAAGAACGGGACCGCTTCTTTGTTCGGACCCTTCTGCTTTGGGCCGATGAGGTTACGCTGGATAACCAAGCCCGAATCTCCATCCCGAAAGGCTTGATTGATTTCACCGGCATTGATAAAACCGCGCTGATCGTGGGCGCGATTGACCACGTTGAAATCTGGAAGCCGGAGACCTTTGACAACTACCTGCGTGGGCGCACCGAATCCTACGCCAGCGTCGCGCAATCGGTGATGGGATTGCGGGGGGCGTGATGGAGCAATCCGCCACGTTACCAGCCAGCGAACCGTACCACATTCCGGTGATGTTCCGGCAGACGATTCAGATGCTGGTTCGCAATCCACACGGCGCGTTTGTGGACGGCACGCTGGGCGGAGGGGGGCACACCGCTGGCATCCTTCAGGCCCTGCAATCGGGTGGCCGCGTTCTTGCGTTCGATGCCGACCCAGGGGCGATTGCCAACGCCGCCAAACGGTTCGCCGATGTTCCGCCCGAACGCCTGATTGTTCGGCAAGCATACTTCAGCGAAGCCTGCGCGATGCTGAGCAATGATGAAGAAAAAGTAGATGGTGTGCTGCTCGATTTGGGCGTATCCAGCCGCCAGCTCGACAGCGATCAAATCGGCCTAAGCTACCGCCAGACGATGCCGCTGGATATGCGATTCCGGCCCAGCGAAAATCGGCGCTCGGCACGCGAGATTGTCAACCAAGATTCTGCCGAAGCTATTGCTTCGCTGCTGCGCCAATTTGGCGAAGAACCTGCCGCTTGGACAATCGCCCAAGCAATCGCCCGCCAGCGTCGTGGCGCGGCAATCCAAACAACAACCGATCTGCGCAACGTGGTTGCATCGGTGATACCGGAACGGTTCATTATCAAAACACTGTCGCGGGTATTTCAAGCCCTGCGCATCGCGGTGAACGATGAGCTTGGCGAGCTTCGGTTCGCGCTGGACCAGTACACAGGGCTGCTGAATGAAGGGGGAAGGTTTGCGGTGCTGACCTACCATTCGCTGGAGGACCGCATCGTGAAAGATGCCTTCCGCCACGAAGAACGGGATTGCATCTGCCCTCCGGAACTGCCGGTCTGCCGCTGCACCAAGAAGCAACGCCTAACGGTGCTGACGCGCAAGCCAATGGTGCCGGACCAAACCGAGATTGAGCAGAACCCACGCGCACGCAGCGCAAAACTTCGGGTTGCCGAACGGGTGGTGGACCGCAGGGAAGGAAGATCCGCAGCAGTCGAATAAGCGAGTTCTACGAATCAACAAAACCAATCAATAACGCAGCGCGAACAGCCAACATCATGGCCGCATCATCAGGCATTATCACGATTACCAACCGGCTGATCCGGCGGCGGCGCAAAGCATCGCCGGCGGCGGCGGTTGCCGATGCGGCGGCCATGCCCACCAAACGCGCCTTGTTCGTCCGCCGCTGGTTTGCTGCCGGCGCACTGCTGGTGGCCTCGGGCCTGATTGTGCTGTATGTGGCCAACAGCATCGCCATCAACAACTTGGTGGCCGACATCACATCGCTGGAACGGGAGCGGGACGCAACGCGAAACGAGAACGAAAAGCTCCGCGCCGAACTGCTAAAACTGATGGCCGTTGAGCGCGTTTCCCAGCTGGCACGCGCAAGGCTTGGAATGGCGCAGCCAACCGTGCCTCCGGTGCTGCTGCAGGAACCTTCCGCAGTGGTCCCGCCTGCCAACGCGCAGGCAACGGGAATTTCTGCCAACCAATAATCCTTTGGCGCGATTCTTCCCATGCCTGCTGCACCAGCCGGAAATACCGAGCAAGCCCCCCCCCGCCGCGCTCCGCATCGCGACCCGCGTCGGATCTATGTGGTTGCCGGATTCCTTCTGATCGGTTTGGCGATTGCTGCGGTTCGCTTGGTCCAACTGCAAGCCGTTGATGGCAACGACTACGCCGAAATGGCGCGCCGGCAATATGAGTCCCGTGTGGCGCTGCAAGCCGAACGTGGGACGCTCTTTGACAGAAACGGAAACCTGCTGGCCACCAACAGCACCAGCTACTCCTTTGCTGTGGACCCAACCCACGTCGAAAATCCGCGCAAGCTGGCTGCGGCATTCCAACGGGCAATGGGCGGAACCCAGCAGGAATGGCTGGGGAAGATCACACGCCGCAACACCGCGTTTGTGTGGCTTCAGCGGAAGGTGACGGGTGAGGCACTGGCGACCTTGAAGGACCTGGACGACAACGGGCTGATAATCATCAAAGAACCGCTGCGCCACTTTGAGTATGCCACGCTGGGGGCGCAAGCAATCGGTTGCACCGACGTGGATAACAACGGGCTGAGCGGTGTGGAGCTTTTCTACAACCAACAGCTTCGCGGTGCCGATGGCTTCATGGTGATGCAGCGCGACGCACGCGGCCGCCGCCGCCCCGATGCCGACCTTCCCCTTGCCAAACCGGAGCATGGCGAAGGGCTGATGCTGACCTTGGATATCAACGTGCAAGGCATTGTCGAGGATGAGTTGCGGAAAGGGGTGGAACGCGCCGGCGCGGCTTCGGGAACGGCCATTGCAATGGACCCGCGAACCGGGGAAATTCTTGCAATCGCAAGCTGGCCCAGCTTCGACCCGAACGACCCTTCGGCAGCCGAGCAATCCATGATTCGCGTTCGCGCAATCACCGACACCTACGAGCCAGGCTCCACCATGAAAATCGTGACCGCTGCTGCGGCCATTGAGGAAGGCGCGGTGGCACTGCCGGACAGCATCAATGCCGAAGGGGGGGAATATCAGCTTGGCAATCACACCATCCGCGATGACCATCCGATGGGGATGGCCAGCTTCCGAACTGCGTTCGAGGAATCTAGCAACATCGTCTTCGCCAAAGTTGCTTCGCGGCTTCCCGCGCCACGCTTCTACAAATACGTGCGCGACTTCGGGTTCGGCATCATCAGCGGGATTGATCTTCCCGGCGAAGCCCGCGGCGAAGTGAAAAAGCCGGATGAGTTCAGCGAGGGGACGCAGGAGTTCATGGCATTCGGCTACCAGCTTGCCGTAACGCCGCTGCAACTGGTTTCCGCCTGCGCCACAATCGCCAACGGCGGCGTGATGATGAAGCCGCACGTGCTGAAACGGCGCATCAACAAGGAGCAGGAGGTTATCGAGGAAGTGATGCCGCAGGAGATTCGCCAGGTGGTAAGCCGCGAAACCGCCGACAGCGTTCGCGCCTTGATGGAAGGGGTGGTGCAGTTCGGCACCGGAAAGGAAGCACGGGTTGACGGCCTGCGAATCGCCGGCAAAACCGGAACGGCCCAACAGCTTGCCAACGGAACCTACTCCAAGGAGAAATACAACGCCTCGTTCGTTGGGTTCTTCCCCGCCGACGACCCGCAAGTTGCGTTGCTGGTGCTGTTGGATTCTCCAACCAATGGCTACTACGGCGGGCAGGTTGCCGCGCCAATTTTTCGGGAGATAGCGCGGCGGATTATGGGCGTTGGATCCACACCGGCCGAACCGCAATTCCAAATGGCCGCAAGCGACACGATTGCAACGCGGTACGTTGGCTCGGCAACGCTTCACGCCCCCGAGCTGCGCGGCATTCAGGCCGATGCCGCAGCGGAGATTGCCCGCAAACTTGGATTCCGGGTGGTGCGGCGTGGGGCGGGAAACTTGGTGATGACGCAATCCCCAATGCCCGGCGCGTTGGTTGAGCATCGCGGAATCATCATGCTGGAAACGGAGTCGCCGCAATCAACCGGGGCATTGCCCAATCTTCAAGGGCTTCCGTTGCGCCGCGCGCTCAACATCCTGAACGCCTGCCGCGCCAAGCCAAAAGTTGCCGGAAGCGGAATCGTGCAAACGCAGTATCCGCCCCCGGGAACGCCGATCCGAGCAAATATGGAGGTCCGGATAGAAGGGCGGAGATGATGAAGTGGATAACAAAGCAGCCGCAGCAGAAGCACCAAAAGTGCGGCAACCAATTCCCAACAACCGATTGTTCCGATACCTGAGTTCCTTTGCCCAACGTGATTGACCTGCAAACCATACTGGCTCCTGTTGAAGGGCTTCGCGAGCTGCGGGGGGACCGAACGCTTCCGGTTACGGGAATCCGGCACGACAGCCGCACGGTGGCCGCCGGGGATATGTACGTGGCAATCAACGGGCGCGACGACCAGGGCCTTCGCTACGTTCCCGAAGCGATTGCTGCCGGGGCAAAGATCATCGTCACCGATGCTCCCGATGCCTTGCCGATCGAAGTCCGCAGCAACGAATCCATCACCCTTGTGGTGGTTGATGATGCCCGCGCCGCAATGGGGGAAATGGCCAACCGGCTCCACAACTACCCCGCGCACCGGATGAAGGTGTTTGGCATCACCGGAACCAACGGCAAAACCACAACGGCGTGGCTGCTGCTGCAACTTCTGGAAGCTGCTGGCGAGCGGGTTGGAATGATTGGAACATTGGGGAAATATCTGCACGGAACCTTCACCCCAACCGGATACACAACCCCGGAATCCCCCGAGCTGGTGGCCTTGCTTGCGGAAATGGCCGATGCCAACTGCACCGCCGTGGTGATGGAAGTTTCCTCGCACGCGTTGGCGTTGCATCGGGTTGGTGGGGTTCGGTTCCACGCGGCAATCTTCACCAATCTGACACAGGATCATCTGGATTTTCACGGATCAATGGCTGAATATCATGATGCCAAAAAACGCCTCTTCGATCACCTGGATGCCGACCGATCCGCAGTGGTCAATCTCGACGACCTACACGGAACCACAATGGTTCGTGACAGCTACGCCAATGTCGTTGCCTACGGCGCAAAAGAAGAAGCGGACGCGCACATCGCGGAAACGGAGCTTGGGGCGGACCACACCGCCTGGACGCTGAAATTATCGGAACAGCTTGGGGGCGATACGCTGCGGCTTCGCTCGCCATTGGTTGGTGCTTTCAACATCTGGAACGCAACCGCAGCAGTTGCAACCGCGCTGACCGAAGGAATGGAGAAAGCCTTGTTGGTCCAGACCGTTCGCCAGCTTCGCCCGGTTCCTGGAAGAATGGAAACCATCCCCCTTCCGAACGGAGCCGTTGCCGTGGTGGATTACGCCCACACCCCCGATGCCCTTGCCAAAGCCCTATCAACGCTGCGCCAGATTAGCGGCACAGGAACGCTGACGGTGGTGTTCGGCTGCGGCGGGGACCGCGACCGCACGAAGCGGCCAATCATGGGCCAGCTGGCCGCACGCCTTGCCGACCGTGTGATACTTACCAGCGACAACCCCCGCAGCGAAGACCCAGAAGCGATTCTGGACCAGATCGCTGCCGGAATCGCGCCCGACGCGCCAGCCGCTGCGGCAGTGGTCCGGATTAGCGACCGCGCCACGGCCATCCGCACGGCACTAAGCGGCGCACACGCGGGCGACGTTCTGCTGGTTGCCGGGAAAGGGCATGAAGATTACCAGATCATCGGCACGCAAAAAACGTATTTCGATGATGGTGAGGTTGTTCGCAATTGGGCAGCGGCGCAATCGGCGGCGCAGCTTCAGCAACCCCAGGAGCTGGCTTCATGAGTCTGTTCGGTACGGTTCGCAATCTGCTGAATATCCTGTGCGCCGAAGCTGCAGCCGAAGCCGCAGCCCAGCCACAGTTTGTTGGTCCAACCGCCGCGCTTCGCCGTAGCGTCCGCGGGGTTTCCACCGACACACGCTCTTTGAAAAAAGGAGATGCCTTTGTTGCGCTGGCCGGGGAGAACTTCGACGGCCACAGCTTTATCCGGACCGCAGCGGAGCGCGGGGCCGCAATCGCCATTGTTGCGAATGCTTGGAATGATGAGAGAGAGAGAGACCCCGCTCCGCTGCCGGTCATTTCCGTTGCCGATACGCTTGCGGCCTACGGCTGGCTTGCGCGGGCGCACCGCTTGCAATTCCAGATTCCGGTGATTGCCGTTGCCGGGTCCAACGGCAAGACAACCACAAAGGAGATGATCGCCGACGTTCTTTCGGCACGCTACAACGTGCTCCGGACCGAGGGGAATCTGAACAACCTTGTTGGCGTGCCGGCAATGATGCTTCGGATGAACCCGCAGCACACCGCAGCAGTGATCGAGATCGGAACAAATATGCCGGGGGAGATCGAATCGCTCTGCCGAATCCTGAGGCCAACGCACGGGATTATCACCAACATCGGGCGCGAACATCTGGAGCTGCTGGGAACAATCGAAGGGGTTGCCCAGGAGGAAGGATCGCTCTTCCGCTGGCTTGCCGCAAACGGCGGAACAGCCTTCGTCAACCTTGACGACCGCAACGTTGCCCGGCTGGCAAAAGGCTTGCCAACATCAGTAAGCTACAGCCTGCGGAAGCCGGCCGACCTGCGCGGAATTTCGGGACCGCTGAACGAACTGGGCACGCCATCGTTGGCGATTCGGTTTGGCGAAAAAGAGTGGCCGATAGCCCTGCAGACCCCGGGCGTCCACACAGCAACCAACGCCCTTGCGGCGGCGGCGGTGGGGCGGGCGCTGAAGGTTCCCCCCGCAAGCCTGAAACGCGCGCTGGAATCGTTCCAGCCACCGAAGTATAAGGGCGGCTACGCACGGCTTGCAATCGCGCAATCGGCCAGCGGGGCAACCATTCTGAACGACACGTACAACGCCAATCCCGACTCGATGCTGGCCGCGTTGCACACGCTGCGGGCACTGCGGCCAGGGCGCGGCGGAAGAAGAATCGCGGTGCTTGGCGACATGCGCGAACTGGGCGCAAGCTCCGCAACCGAGCATCAGAACATCGGGGAAGCAATCCCCAAAATGAAAGTTGCCCACGCGCTGTTTTTTGGAACCGAGATGCAGCAGGCACACCGCGCCGTTGTTGCCGCGCATGGGGCAACGCAATCGCAACACTTCGCCGAAAAAAAGGGGCTGATAGCGGCACTGCAATCGCTGCTGAACCCGAACGATGTGGTCCTGGTGAAAGGCTCGCGTGGGATGAAGATGGAAGAAGTGGTGGCGGCGATAATGGATAGATAGAAAAATGGAGAGCAAGCCGAGAGTGGAGGAAATGCGCGGCGGCCATGTGCCGGACCGCTTCCGAACAACTAACTCCTGATAACCGACTTCCGACGTGCTGTACTATCTGGCCCAGTATATCAACGAATTATTCTCCCCGCCGGGGTTCGGCCTGTTCCGGTTCGTGACGTTCCGGGCCGCCGCTGCGGCGCTGACCGCGTTGCTGATTGCGTTTGTCTTTGGGCCAAAAATTATCCGCCGCCTGAAGCGGCTGCAGATCGCCGAGCAAGGGAAGAAGGAAGCTCCCAAAAGCCACATGGCCAAAGCCGGAACGCCCACCATGGGAGGCCTGATCGTCCTGCTTTCGCTGATTGTTCCCGCGCTGCTGTGGTGCGATGTCAAAAGCGCGTTTGTGATTCTTGCGGTGGTGGTGACGCT encodes:
- a CDS encoding exodeoxyribonuclease V subunit gamma codes for the protein MPQLLYNSTNPIFSSVDFRETVLNAANSMDLPSFLFVVPTFRYGRELERELTAKHFQRTQRPIGRLPIHTVRSYVTQFHDRLATARRDVSPEIQIALMDRAMNSVDLSYYGRGGKPTLGVVERITRVINGIRADGILPSDFQRDLEYTRENFDKAESEGYDQAKLSDLYQIYSRYLELLRNRWTDYPGKLFFLNSELFRDRAATFRRAYPRVRTLLFYGFNEFTFPEIGHIQQLGLVQDLNVMVYFDYEEANGPLYGNFEQVLNHLTAAGFQKLDLDAMQINIPEEERRPFQHHMRRNLFRTDERIPNRQFDPFIRAVGFFTREEEAQGIASMVKSFVVDERIRPERICITTLRLDRYADLLREQLAAHGIPATITASYPLQSNALVTALFSALNILASGFTRRDVVRAVSSPYLSFGNDVDPIALTDAAGKLRITRGRRRWMLRIGRRLEYLEIRLGHTPDPEDRRMIESEIRTLTRARSSFVAVERMLEEFDRKMTPAEFRGTFLQLIAKLNVTEHLLRLRQLLDSHSRASQDWQRIHDEIERDTRALAKFLTLLDELVEFLELEEAGASPTPQPSDAAVADFTNPETNAPEPAAPTSGAPKHDLDFYLDQLRTAAAMAFYQIREKHDYGVLVAPIEQMQSLPFDVVILCGLVDGEFPSTYLPEAFLGKPLPGAEDRHLRRERVAFYQAITSFRDRLVLTWPRFAGNQSLVRSPFLEALLRITTLEESGRVLLLEELRVLRSRARRGESLPEGLEFLGEIQTWEELAEEAGAVIWNNQQVPRITGDAEQMLENLQHTAAIERERARAVAEADPGIVPEYRGVIGAELTPEEQAAIAERRNAEYSTSQLELYARCPFKYFAARVVRATTAPNYDATLTPLERGQLLHSVLFKLYTELKEQGMLPITPQRQAFAIERAREIAAEEIKGIVFEHPYWSLDQERLLGGEMFDGLLKEWVAVDTIASPEEPRLMPSFFEVAFGQNNDRSGGFDHQLSVDHGIEVQGVNVRGRIDRVEIQQTDDEIIFAVADYKTGTPPTQRQVNEGTSLQLMIYLEVVRQMLAEKFGLPIEKVHPAGALYYRLKTREMEIEPKYLFVPQELYQLVMGSTGKKRKTGIETMEELQKTIDNVFTKAREYVEGIAAGEYHVTTRKVSEVCRHCDYRTTCRVGELRIAGED
- the dnaX gene encoding DNA polymerase III subunit gamma/tau; this translates as MNGADSELRAMLGWHCVALHRLIPQATNGCEYTQSSRLIGLFLFGCRYCYGLAGGAIFVTSAKQKNDPQAAMSQQQEYQVTARKWRPAEFDSVVGQEHVTQTLRNAIRNSRMHHAYLFCGPRGVGKTTTARILAKSLNCLNPGEDAEPCNACESCQQITSGRSMDVVEIDGASNNSVDDIRKLRDNAKYPPVSGRYKLYIIDEVHMLSTSAFNALLKTLEEPPKHLIFVFATTEPHKVPATILSRCQRFDFRRMQIPDIVGRLRYIAEQEKMEVDDDALVVVARKADGSMRDAQSIFDQVTAFCGTTITYHQANDALNLIDQDFLFRVTDMMRTQETAEAFAIVEHLMRVGYDPQEFLISLAEHLRNYLTVITAGSTRLIEAAKMHIDRYAAEARNLEQGDIIRALHLVLAAQQAIRTAPQPRLRLELALIQLAVMDSTVNLAQLLQKIDQMPDNPNSGNTSGGNSGFTASIKAGIATTAEPSKAYSTASAGNNNNHGSSANSASIDVAEKQQPATVNNRVDLAAVPAAPSLVASRNLAAFPTAAPASVRTQPIYTSDPELPTLPQQEGTLGASLMGGGGGIVMASGSVVAEPLSAIAAGARAIPQYIPPFAEVQHRWQEFAQTACSEKKLLATTLMSAQPFEIVGSTLRICVAEETQATMLNRSREMLNQKLREFFQGAALRIESIVGMAPQPLPNNGFNNGAGAVAHRHPFLTALTELLHATPL
- the mraZ gene encoding division/cell wall cluster transcriptional repressor MraZ; amino-acid sequence: MSFFKGSELYSVDAKGRVSLPAKMRKNLAPEANDTFVVTRGPDDEPCIYAYPLDEWRKFEESLKALNQFQERDRFFVRTLLLWADEVTLDNQARISIPKGLIDFTGIDKTALIVGAIDHVEIWKPETFDNYLRGRTESYASVAQSVMGLRGA
- the rsmH gene encoding 16S rRNA (cytosine(1402)-N(4))-methyltransferase RsmH, giving the protein MEQSATLPASEPYHIPVMFRQTIQMLVRNPHGAFVDGTLGGGGHTAGILQALQSGGRVLAFDADPGAIANAAKRFADVPPERLIVRQAYFSEACAMLSNDEEKVDGVLLDLGVSSRQLDSDQIGLSYRQTMPLDMRFRPSENRRSAREIVNQDSAEAIASLLRQFGEEPAAWTIAQAIARQRRGAAIQTTTDLRNVVASVIPERFIIKTLSRVFQALRIAVNDELGELRFALDQYTGLLNEGGRFAVLTYHSLEDRIVKDAFRHEERDCICPPELPVCRCTKKQRLTVLTRKPMVPDQTEIEQNPRARSAKLRVAERVVDRREGRSAAVE
- a CDS encoding cell division protein FtsL; translation: MAASSGIITITNRLIRRRRKASPAAAVADAAAMPTKRALFVRRWFAAGALLVASGLIVLYVANSIAINNLVADITSLERERDATRNENEKLRAELLKLMAVERVSQLARARLGMAQPTVPPVLLQEPSAVVPPANAQATGISANQ
- a CDS encoding UDP-N-acetylmuramoyl-L-alanyl-D-glutamate--2,6-diaminopimelate ligase, which codes for MPNVIDLQTILAPVEGLRELRGDRTLPVTGIRHDSRTVAAGDMYVAINGRDDQGLRYVPEAIAAGAKIIVTDAPDALPIEVRSNESITLVVVDDARAAMGEMANRLHNYPAHRMKVFGITGTNGKTTTAWLLLQLLEAAGERVGMIGTLGKYLHGTFTPTGYTTPESPELVALLAEMADANCTAVVMEVSSHALALHRVGGVRFHAAIFTNLTQDHLDFHGSMAEYHDAKKRLFDHLDADRSAVVNLDDLHGTTMVRDSYANVVAYGAKEEADAHIAETELGADHTAWTLKLSEQLGGDTLRLRSPLVGAFNIWNATAAVATALTEGMEKALLVQTVRQLRPVPGRMETIPLPNGAVAVVDYAHTPDALAKALSTLRQISGTGTLTVVFGCGGDRDRTKRPIMGQLAARLADRVILTSDNPRSEDPEAILDQIAAGIAPDAPAAAAVVRISDRATAIRTALSGAHAGDVLLVAGKGHEDYQIIGTQKTYFDDGEVVRNWAAAQSAAQLQQPQELAS
- a CDS encoding UDP-N-acetylmuramoyl-tripeptide--D-alanyl-D-alanine ligase; its protein translation is MSLFGTVRNLLNILCAEAAAEAAAQPQFVGPTAALRRSVRGVSTDTRSLKKGDAFVALAGENFDGHSFIRTAAERGAAIAIVANAWNDERERDPAPLPVISVADTLAAYGWLARAHRLQFQIPVIAVAGSNGKTTTKEMIADVLSARYNVLRTEGNLNNLVGVPAMMLRMNPQHTAAVIEIGTNMPGEIESLCRILRPTHGIITNIGREHLELLGTIEGVAQEEGSLFRWLAANGGTAFVNLDDRNVARLAKGLPTSVSYSLRKPADLRGISGPLNELGTPSLAIRFGEKEWPIALQTPGVHTATNALAAAAVGRALKVPPASLKRALESFQPPKYKGGYARLAIAQSASGATILNDTYNANPDSMLAALHTLRALRPGRGGRRIAVLGDMRELGASSATEHQNIGEAIPKMKVAHALFFGTEMQQAHRAVVAAHGATQSQHFAEKKGLIAALQSLLNPNDVVLVKGSRGMKMEEVVAAIMDR